The Microcoleus sp. FACHB-68 genomic interval ATCACCATGAGAATAATCGCGACTTCCAAAGCTTCAGAGAGCGCACCACTGTCTGATCCAACAGCGGCAAACACAAGTCCCACTTCACCTCGCGGAATCATGCCGACGCCAATGGCTAAGCGGTTGATCTTTTCTTGACCAAAGACGCTGAAACCGGCAACTACTTTACCCAGAATAGCCACTCCAATTAGGAAAGTGGCAATGATCAGACCTTCTCGATTCGCGGGAACTGCTGGATTGAGAACGCCTAAGTTGGTTTTAGCCCCCACGGTAACAAAAAAGATCGGTACCAGGATATCGGCAATGGGGATAACCTGTCTTTGCAACTCTTTGCGCTTATCTGTCTCATCTAAGACGAGTCCAGCAGCAAAGGCACCTAAAATCGCTTCCAAATGGATTGCTGCGCCAATATAAGACAGAACCAAGGCGAAGATGATAGCCGGCATGATGATCTGGCCGCGTGTTTTGAGTTGATCGGCCAGTGCCACAAACGAGGTGTTGATAAAACGCCCCAACAGAATGGCACCGACGAGGAAAACGCTGGCACTGATAATCAGATAAACAACGTTGTACACGTCCACTTCGCCGGTTTTGGCCAAACTCGCCACCACGGCTAGGATGATGATCCCCAGAACGTCGTCGATCACCGCCGCGCCAATGATAATCTGACCTTCTTTCGATTTGAGTGCTCCAATTTCTGTGAGCACTCTGGAAGTAATTCCAATGCTAGTAGCCGTTAAAGCAGCCCCAGCAAACACCGCTGGAACAGTGGCAAAGTTAAACAAGGCAATCAGCCCGACTGTGCCGATAACAAAGGGTACTGTCACCCCCACGACGGCGACGAGAGTTGCTTGAACGCCGGCTTCTATCAGTTCTCTTAAGTTCGATTCCAGACCAATTTCAAATAGCAAAACAATCACGCCCAGTTCGGCTAAAACTGAGATGACTTCGCTCTGAACTTGGAATGTGGCGTTTGCGGTCTCAGGAGTCAGGCCGGCAGTGGCTTGGAGGAAGGCGATGAGCGCAGAACCGGAACTGTCTGCTACGCCTTCTGGAAACACCAGCAAATGCAAAGCTGAAACGCCGACGATAACCCCAGCCACCAGTTCGCCCAGTACGGGGGGGAACCCCAGCCAGTTAGAAAATTCTCCACCGATTTTGCTGGCAAGATAAATTACAACTAAACTCAGTAGCACGCCGGCTAGGATCATTGGGCCTTGTGCTTCTGTTGCCGTTTCGGTTGCGGCTGCGAGAACCGGCCCCAGCGAGCCGGCAGCGAGGCTCCAGTTGGTTGGGGTGAAGGTACTCACCCCGGTTATGACATCAACCATTACTTCCGCAGAACTCATCCTGTTTAATGTACCAGTCAAAAGCTGTGGGGTGGGCAATTCTGCTGGGTGTTGGAATTCCACAACTTGCCCACCTTGCGGTAAATTTTGGTTGATTCTGGCTTTTTAGACAAAAACGCGATGCAGCAGGGAGGGCATTTGCCGGCGCACTTGCTCGATGCGACTGGGTTCAATTTCGGCGATTGCAACTCCCGGTCTGTCACCGGCATCGGCGAGAATTACGCCCCAAGGATCTATGATCATGGCGTGGCCGTGTGAGTGGCGCATGGCGTAGTGCCGGCCTGTTTGTGCCGGTGCAATCACATAGCAGGTGTTTTCAATGGCTCTGGCTTGCAGCAGCACTTGCCAGTGATCTTTGCCGGTGTAGGCAGTGAAGGCGGCGGGGACAAATAAAACTTCCGCGCCTTTGTAAGAAAGGTGCCGGTACAGTTCCGGGAAGCGGACATCATAACAAACCGAGAGTCCGATGTTACCGAGATGTTCAGAAGGATAAACCGGCGGTAGTGTTGTGCCGGCCATTACCGTGCTCGATTCTTGATAAGTGTTGCCATCGGGCAAGTTCACATCAAACAGGTGCACTTTTTTATACCGAGCTTGTTCGGTGCCGGTGGGATCTACCAGCAGTGCTGTGTTATAGACTTTGCCGCTGTCTTCCGGTACTGGGAAGCCACCGCCCACGATTGTCACCTGAAAGCGCTGGGCCATCGTTTTGAGGAATTTTTCACTCTGCTGCGCGATCTCTTCGGCTTGGGCAATCTTGTCCTTTTCTTCTCCTAGAAAGGAGAAGTTTTCTGGCAAGCTGACCAACTCGGCACCACGACGCACGGCAAGATCAATCAATTCTTCTGCCTGAACCAGGTTTTTTTGCAGGTCAGGCAAGCTGGTCATTTGGAGAGCGGCGGCTAGATAAGATTTCATGGATTGATTTAACAGAGATTGAGCGATAGATTGGCAATCGATAGGTCTCGTTCTACTAGAGTACCCAGATCCAAAATATCTTGCTTGTCAACGTTTTATTACTTTTTTCAGAAAACTCTCAGATACTTTGCTAATTCTATAGCTTTTGAGAAGCCCTGGCAACGCTGTTTATTAAAGAAAAAGCTGTTGATATGCTAAATATTTTATCTTGAATATGTTGATATTTCAATAAGCTTAGAAAAAATAGAGACGCGAAATTTCTTTCACGTCTTCCCCTTAATCAAAACGAGAATTTGCTATAAACTATTTGAGTGGGTTGCGAAGATAAACCCATGTGCCGCCTTCAAAAACTCCATTGGCTACTAACTCTTCATTGCGCCATTTTCCGCCAATGGCAACTCGCGCCACCCCTTCAGAAAAAGATGCAGCATCCCCAAATTGCGGATAAATTACATACTTGCCGGTTTTATCGATGTAGCCATAGGCGTAACCAATTCCTTCAGGACGATCGATTCTTACAAGGGCTAGCCCTTCAGAAAAAGGTTCAACCAGTTGATATTTTGGTT includes:
- a CDS encoding cation:proton antiporter encodes the protein MVDVITGVSTFTPTNWSLAAGSLGPVLAAATETATEAQGPMILAGVLLSLVVIYLASKIGGEFSNWLGFPPVLGELVAGVIVGVSALHLLVFPEGVADSSGSALIAFLQATAGLTPETANATFQVQSEVISVLAELGVIVLLFEIGLESNLRELIEAGVQATLVAVVGVTVPFVIGTVGLIALFNFATVPAVFAGAALTATSIGITSRVLTEIGALKSKEGQIIIGAAVIDDVLGIIILAVVASLAKTGEVDVYNVVYLIISASVFLVGAILLGRFINTSFVALADQLKTRGQIIMPAIIFALVLSYIGAAIHLEAILGAFAAGLVLDETDKRKELQRQVIPIADILVPIFFVTVGAKTNLGVLNPAVPANREGLIIATFLIGVAILGKVVAGFSVFGQEKINRLAIGVGMIPRGEVGLVFAAVGSDSGALSEALEVAIILMVILTTFIAPPLLRVVFQQPAVADTPQESE
- a CDS encoding carbon-nitrogen hydrolase family protein, coding for MKSYLAAALQMTSLPDLQKNLVQAEELIDLAVRRGAELVSLPENFSFLGEEKDKIAQAEEIAQQSEKFLKTMAQRFQVTIVGGGFPVPEDSGKVYNTALLVDPTGTEQARYKKVHLFDVNLPDGNTYQESSTVMAGTTLPPVYPSEHLGNIGLSVCYDVRFPELYRHLSYKGAEVLFVPAAFTAYTGKDHWQVLLQARAIENTCYVIAPAQTGRHYAMRHSHGHAMIIDPWGVILADAGDRPGVAIAEIEPSRIEQVRRQMPSLLHRVFV